From the genome of Pseudomonas mohnii:
TCGCCGGCTATGCCGCCGCTGCAAGGCGTCTGCATCAGGCCGGTATCGATGGCTTGGAAGTGGTCGCCAGCCACGGCTACCTGCCGGCGCAATTCATCAATCCACGGGTCAACCGCCGCACCGATGGCTACAACGGTGACCTGGAACAACGCCTGCGTTTCCTGCGTGAAGTGATTGCCGCCATTCGCGCCAGCACCGACGAACAGTTCATCGTCGGCCTGCGCATTTCCGCCGACGAGCGTGACCCCGAAGGGCTGACCGAAGACGAATCCCTGGCCGCCGTGCAATCGCTGCAAGCGCAGCTCGATTACGTACACATCGTCGCCGGCACCTCGGCCTCGCTCGGTGGCGCGGTGCATATTGTGCCGCCGATGGCGATTGAAGCCGCCTACCTGGCCAGGGAAGCTGGCACCTTCAAGGCGGGTTTGAACATCCCGTTGTTCGTCACCGGGCGCATCAACCAGCCCCAGGAGGCCGAACTGATCATTGCCCGTGGCCAGGCCGATGTCTGCGGCATGACCCGCGCCCTGATCTGCGACCCGCAAATGCCCAACAAGACCGACGCCGGCCGCGCTGAAGATGTACGCGCCTGCATCGCCTGCAATCAGGCGTGTATCGGCCACTTCCACAAGGGCTTGCCGATTTCCTGTATCCAGCACCCGGAAACCGGACGCGAACTGATCTTCGGCGAGCGTCGACCAGCCAGCACACGCAAACGCATCATGATTGCCGGCGGAGGCCCGGCCGGGATGAAAGCCGCGGCTGTCGCTGCCCAACGCGGGCATGAGGTGACGCTGTATGAAGCCAGCGCGCAACTGGGTGGCCAGGTGTTGCTGGCGCAATTGCTGCCACGGCGTAGCGAGTTCGGCGGCGCCAGCACCAATCTGCAACGGGAAATGGAACTGGCCGGGGTACGCGTGGTGCGCAACACCCGGGTCGATCGCGCCCTGGTCGAACGGGAAAAACCGGACATGGTGATCGTCGCCACTGGCGCCGAGCCTTACTGGCCGCTTTTCGAACGCGGTGGTGAATTGCAGGTGGTGGACGCCTGGCAGGTACTGCGCGACGTGGTGCAGATCGGCCGGTCGGTGGTGGTCATCGACTGGCGCTGCGACTGGATCGGCCCCGG
Proteins encoded in this window:
- a CDS encoding FAD-dependent oxidoreductase encodes the protein MPSPTPAFAHLFEPLQIRGKRLKNRIMSSGHDTSMPTDNLVNEQLIAYHRARAEGGVGLIVLQVAGVHDSARYTSHVLMATDDACIDGYRKIAQACHAHGTVVLSQVFHPGREIMESSDGLLAVAYSASAVPNERFRVMPRALDQGMIDEIVAGYAAAARRLHQAGIDGLEVVASHGYLPAQFINPRVNRRTDGYNGDLEQRLRFLREVIAAIRASTDEQFIVGLRISADERDPEGLTEDESLAAVQSLQAQLDYVHIVAGTSASLGGAVHIVPPMAIEAAYLAREAGTFKAGLNIPLFVTGRINQPQEAELIIARGQADVCGMTRALICDPQMPNKTDAGRAEDVRACIACNQACIGHFHKGLPISCIQHPETGRELIFGERRPASTRKRIMIAGGGPAGMKAAAVAAQRGHEVTLYEASAQLGGQVLLAQLLPRRSEFGGASTNLQREMELAGVRVVRNTRVDRALVEREKPDMVIVATGAEPYWPLFERGGELQVVDAWQVLRDVVQIGRSVVVIDWRCDWIGPGIAERLTRAGHQVQLAVNGTHCGENLPLYVRDQMAGELHKLGIAITPYARLYGCDDNTVYLQHTASGEPMLMENIDTLVLCQGHQPVDTLGAELQGLVEFRRIGDCLAPRTAEEAIYEGLKVAWEL